Within Aspergillus oryzae RIB40 DNA, chromosome 2, the genomic segment TTAAACACAAGTGGACTAAGCTAAGAGCAAAGACAGCTCGCAGAGATAGGAAACCATCACGTGTATACCTCTATACAGTAGTTGCCGCAGCTAGTTCCGGCGTTAACCGAACATACATTGATGTATCTGAATCTCATAAGAAAAGAGCAACCATGGTCACTTCATTTCCGCTTGACCCCAATCCACTTAATAATCCCCCTCATCCCGAACAAGGCGGTTGGGAGAGGCCATATTTTCCAGGAAACCCTTGGGACTATCCCATGCAAAGAACAACTCCCCGGCAGCCACACTCCGAGTAATCACGTCCTGCGCATAGGGAAACATCTCTTGCTCATATGCCATAACAGCTTCTTGAGTTATACCCCAGTCCCGTATCTTCTGAGCCAAAACCAACGCATTGCGCATGGCACAGTTGACTCCGTCTCCGACAAAGGGTGTAGTAACATGTGCCGCATCTCCAACCAAAGTCACACCTGGCGAAGTCTGCCAGTTCAGGTGCTCTACTGGGAAATAATACAAGGGCCAAGTTCGGAAGGGTCCAGTGGAGTTTCGAATGATTTCGTGGACAACTTCCGTAAAGCAACCGAAGTATTCCTCCCGAAGAAGGAGGTCTTTGACAGAATCCTCGTCCGATAGGTCGACCTCACCCGCACATGGGAAGTCTGCAGGCCCCTTCCATCCAAAGTCCATTCGGTAATGCCCATCACCTTGCCGTTGGATCCAGatctttttgcctttcccaCAGAAGATCATCGGCCCCTGGCCGGCAAGCTGCTCCAGGGTGGAGTGATATGGATTACCGGGTTGGATAAATAACGTGAGGAATAGAATGCCCGCGTATTTTGGTTCTGCTTGTGTCACCTAGAAGGGGTTAACAACAAGACCTCTAACTGTCTATGATTAAGGAAGCTCACTAAGTGTCGGATCTTGCTGCGCAAGCCGTCAGCCCCGACAACAAGTTTGAATCCCGAGGCGATAGTGCCATCCTCAAACTCGAGAATAACGTCTCCGTTTTCATTCCTGGAAGAGCTTTTGACATAAGTCGACCAACGgactttctcttttgcgaTCGAGGAAAGCATGACTTGGCGCAACTGCGCGCGGTCAATCTCGGGCGAGTCGCGCCCTTCGCCGAACGTAGTGACCTTGTTCCCTTTATGATCAAACAGGCAGTGTATGGTGGCATAACCTCCTCGCGCATatttcttgaattcttcaaagCACCCTGCTTTTTTGAGAACGATTTGGCCGCTACTGCGATGAATGTCTAAGCATCCGCCTCGAGGGGGAGTGTTCTCTGCACTGCGTTCATAGACAACGTAGTCGATACCCTGCTGTTCGAGCATGGCGGCAAGGGCAAGGCCACACGGGCCACCACCCACAATCGCGATATCGGGTGCCATCGTATAGCTTTATTGGCTTTGAGGTTGAAGCTCAGACGTGCGAATATGGAATCCACGGATCATGTGAGATTAACAGCGATATTCGCGGCAAAAATGAAGACGAAATGTCGGCTTTGGTCCGAATATTCAATGTGTAGCACCTTGATTCTAAGTAAGACGGCAGGTACTCAATTTCACTGAAACTGAAGCTTCTGGCTCGGCTCACTCGGATGGGCAATGTCGATGCATGTCTCAAAACTAGTGGCCGATGGATACATATTTCCGGTTAATACACGGTCTCCGCGTACAGCTGAAATATGGGCAATACCCAAAATCCGGGGAAATGACACAAACCCCGAGTCTTTGCTGATCTTCCCTAGTATAGGGTGGGTCATGAGACACCGATTATTAGTTGTAATTTCGTTTCCGGAGCCGATGGATGATCTACTGTTGCAACTAGCTTTATGTTACAATTATCTAGAATTCGATCGGCATATCACTCACAAGAAGCTCGGAGATAGCCAGCTGTTAGTTTACAATTTGAGACACTAGACTATTGTAGAATCAGATATCCTTGGCATTTGTTCGGCTTCATTAGCGCTTAAGAGTCCAAAGACGGCGTACTCCCTTCTATTAGAACTCGTGTGAAAACACAGGACAAGCACCAAGGTCGATGGATAATCTCACACCCAAGGACCAGCCACCGCACGATTCTGAGAATGGGATTCCTGCTcaagaaaaattcaaaagCTCGCCACTACAATGGCCCCAATCCAAGAGAGTCGGGCACGTTGTCCTCGTTAGTGTCCTCACACTAGTAATGTACTTCATAAGAATCatcctttctcattttcgTATTTCTTAGCCAATGAACAAACAGGAACCTCTCGTCGGCGATCTTTTCACCCGGAGCTAGGTACTTCGCAGAGGAGTACGGGATCACTAACCCCAGTCTACAAAGCCTCATAGTCAGCATTAATATGTTAGGGCTCGTGTGTGGCCCGCTTGCTGTTGCGCCTATTTCGGAACTTTATGGGCGTCTCATGCCGTACCATGTATGCAACCTCATATTCTTCGGTTTTACAATAGGCTGTGCCAAATCAACTGGCACTGTGATGTTCCTCGCGTTCAGGTTTCTGGCAGGATGCGCAGGCTCAGCACCGTTGACAATTGGGGTTGGAACCATTGCAGAAGTTATTCCAAAAGAGCAACGAGGCGTGGCAATGGGTATGTTCTCGTTGGGCCCGACACTGGAACCGTCGCTAGGGCCTATAATAGGCGGGTTTGTTGCAGAATATAagggatggagatggacGTTCTGGGTGCTTTTGGTTTTGGTAAGTACGAATATCCAAAGAACGCAGGGTTGCACACAAAGTTCATTTGATTACCTTGTCTATTGGTAGCATGGATGCGTTGCATTGGCGTGCCTTGTGTTTTTATGCGAGAGACTTTTACAGGCATCCCTCAAGATAGCCAGGGCCTTGCttctgaaaagaaaaagctcatGGCGAAAGAAATGCCAGCCCACTTCCTACGCGCGCTACTGACACCGATAAAGCTCCTCATATTCCACCCGGCAGTACTCCTCACCTCACTATCAGTTGCATACGCTTTCGGCTTATCCTTTCTGCTGTTTACAACTTCTCCGAGCGTTTTCCAAAAGCAATATGGCTTCTCGCTTGGCATTTCAGGTCTTTGCTACCTCGGGATGGGCACAGGAATGTTGATTGGCGTCTCCATATTCAGCCTGACAAGCGATAAATTGCAGTACTGGCACCGTCGGCGCAATTTCCACGAGCCAGAAAACAGACTGGCGCTTATGGCCATATTCTGCCCTGTGATACCAGTTGGGTATTTTTGGTATGGATGGTCGGCAGATAAAGTAACGCATTGGATTGTACCTATCATCGACACCTCGTTGATTGGGCTGGGTACCCTATTCATACTGGTTAGTGTACCTCGCCTTTCTTGCTATTATTGTTCGAGTACGGCTGACTTCATTTGATACAGATGCCAGTGCAGCTCTATTACCTCTTGCTGGCCAACCGTTATATGATAAACTTGGTTTTGGACGGGGAAATAGTCTACATGGATTCTTGGCTATCGTGTTTATACCTATTCCCTGGCTGCTTTATCGGTACGGGAGACAGCTACGTGAGTGGTCTGAGTCGAGGCACGGAGACTTGTGGACAAGGTTGAAACGAAATCATAGCTGCAAATCAATAAACCAACCATCTACCAATCAgatagcaaaggaaagaagccaTAGTGTCACAGTTCAACGCTATAATCTCACTACTTATATCTTCGATTATAGCGATAAATTGGGGGACCTATGATTAAAAGCACTGAATACTAGGACTCGTGGAGACATTTCCAAGCTATATAGAGTATCGCATAAACGTTCCAAGCAATCGGTTAGAATTTGATACCCAAAGGAGAGGTGAGCTAGAACAGATTTTGAGTTCCTGGCACATCGCTATCAGAAGTTCTACCAATACTAGCTATGGACAGAAAGAGGATGTATAGCTCATAATCATTCTTTGACCTCACTGTCTAAATCCCTCTAGATGCAGCCAATTTCCTTGTATCGGCTGGCTAAACACCTAAACACGGCCGACCAAACGCCTCCATGATTTCGGGGTTTTTCGTAACCAAAGCGCAGAGAAACCAATCATCCACAGCAGTGTCCGGGTCATCTGCACACCTCGTCTTCTCCCCGGTTTAACAGGCCTCGGATATGTGATTTAGTGCAGGGTTATTGTAGAGACCACGGATTTTGTGTATTGTATGTAATCTGACCGGAGTTTGGAAACGGACCCACTGACGACAAGGATATACGGTTGTCGGGTTTTGGGAAGCAGCCGAGACGTCCGAGCCGTGGAGAATGCTTCTTGGCACTCATCTAACTGTATATTGGGAAATATGAAGAGAACAGAGAGCCTGGCTTGAACAAGGCGCTTGTCAAAAGAGATCTCATCTTTCATCATTCTACCACTTGACTATTAATCAATTAAAAGACCCTTTGCCAGCGCATAAAAAGCATCATTGACGACAAAATGGGTGACTGCTGCTTAAAGGGCTTCCGCTGGAACGGCAAGCCTGCTGGCCGAGAAACCATACTGGCTGGCATGAGTTGCTACACGGTAGGAACAAATTCCAGCGTCGCCATCCTACTGCTCCACGACCTCTTTGGCTGGACATTTCCCAACACGCGACTCCTATCAGACCATctggcggaggaggttggcTGTACAGTCTATGTACCCGACCTGTAAGTTGTGATATTAGCGCAATTCTTCCATAATGAACTGTACCTCATGAAATTTTGTTGGGACCAGGTTTGGAGGTGAGCGCCTCCCACCCGATGTTCTCCTCGACGAGAGCAGATGGAACGAACTCGACCTCCCCGGTTTCCTGAGCCGCAATACCAAGGCTATTCGAGAGACGGACATCTTCAACTGCGCCAAGGCTCTGCGAGGGGAGCATAAATACTCTTCTATCGGTGCGATTGGATTCTGCTTCGGTGGCTGGGCAGTTTTCCGTTTAGGCGCAAAGGATGTTCGGCTTGTCGACTGCATCTCTACCGCACATCCCACATTCCTTGAACAGAAGGAGATCAGTGATATCGGGGTTCCAGTTCAGATTATGGCGCCTGAACATGATCAACAGTTTACGGAGGAGCTAAAGGCTTTCAGTAATACGGTCATTCCTAAGCTTGGTGTGCCGTATGACTACCAGTATTTTCCCTTCTTAACGCATGGATTTGCGACACGGGGGAATCCAAACGATAAGGATGAGATCGCGGGCATGGAAAGGGCGAAAAATGCGGCGGTTCTCTGGTTTCGCCAGTGGTTGCACAAGACGAGCACAGCGAATTGAATATGTCATGTATCAAGCAACAATAATAGCAAACTAATGACTGATTCAAGAGAACAACACTATTCAGCTATAGAAGGAGACCATTTGGTGAAGTATATCAATGTTGGATGTATTGTAAGAACAGCTCTTCGTAGCTGGCTTCCGAGACACCGCTGGCGTCGAAGGTAGCTGTATCTTCAAACTGAAATTGTGATTCGAAGGCAGTGAGATCAACCTCACTCAATTCACTATCACCATTCCATGTTGAAAAATCAATCTGTCGGGGGCCTATGCTACATGGAAGTAGATTCTCAGTCGATCTAGTGGGTGTGTCTTCTGTGAACCGTGATTCACTCGACTTGGGAGGGTCCTGGTACTGGAACATTGTTAATGGTGAAAGCCCCCAAGACAAGGCGGACCCCCCACCCCCACTAGAGAGAAAGGGCAGTAGCATGCTGTCGTAGAAACTCCTAGCTCGctccatcttttccttcatgGATTCTTGCAGCCGATGGTATGGCGATTCAATGCCGAGCGTAGTAAATGATTCATAGCTCTGCTCGATAAGGGGCCATACACTTCTGACAAAATGTAGGTCATCACAAACTAGAATTTCAGCAAGAGATGTTGCAAGTGCTtgccaagggaagaaaagcggTGCAATCCACCGCCATGGCTCTGTTCTGGCACTGCTATATACTCGGCATCTTGAATCGAGGGCCTCTACGGCTAGCCTCAAAAGGTTGACATTGGTGTTTTGAGAATTGCACGAGGACGAGCTAGCTTCCACCGGGCGCAGGGCAAGGAGATGTAGGAAAATTCCGATTGAATGCGCAAGCTCCTTGGCGTAGCAATTCAAGTTATTCTGTTCCGTCTGACATCCGACAAATAGCTCATCTGTGCGTGTCTTGAACGATATTATCAGCTGTTGTCGCTGTTGAACAGATTCTGTATCAGACTTCACAGAGTTCGAAATGTTCAATTGTCGGGCTGTCTCTTGAGCGTAAGAAAGGACATGAAACATGGCAGTCTCTGCAACGTTTCTCCGTGGGGATATCTGTATCTCCAAATCTGTGCtaaattcatcatcctccatatcaCGAAATGGCTCGAACCTGAACCAGGTGGATTTAATCATTGGTTCTGAAGCGCTGCTTAGGGATGCCTGGACATCTAGCAATCCAATTGCGTGCCAAAGTCTTCGGCgcatttccttttcgaaaGGTTTGACCGGAAAAGGGGGGCTGGGATCATGGAGTGAAAGAGCTTGGGCAATGCGCAAGGCTAGGGCAAGCATCGTCCAGAAGCGTCGGGTTCGGTCATGACATCTCATCGCTATCTGTAGTCATTCAGCAAGTAAGACAACCAGATCAACATCCTTCACACTTACCAAAGATATCACAAAGGCTTGGAGGACAGTTAGATCATCCGTCAACAGGTAGTCCGCTCGTTCGAGAGCTGCAGTCGACTCCTTCTGATATTTTGAAATTAGGGACACTTTATCCATTCCAAAGCAGGAGAGACATGTATCTTGGTTGACAGTACAGCTGGCAGCGTAGTATATGGCAGATGCGAGAGCTGCAGGCGCCGGATGCCAGGGCTCGTAGTGCAGGTAGCATTCTCCTTCCAACAGATGCGCCTGAATGGATGGACGATGCAGAATCTTCACTAAAGGATCGACCTGTGTTAGATAGATATACAATAGCTGCTGGCGCTCGCCACaactatttaaatttaaatcTCCCCTTCCCGCGGACATCATTCCATTCGGAATTAGCCGAGTACACTCGTCAACCATACAGGTGAGGTCATTGTGTTGGGGAGTATGGAATGTCACCCCTTCTGTGTGGTCCCGTTCCTCTATTGGAGTTATAACGCGGGCTAGGAAATAAGATCGAGTAGGATGAGCTTCCCGACCTCTCATAAAAGGCGCGATTATGTCTTGGGGTGTTGTCGAGCTCACCGGTATAGAAAGGGAGATCTTGAGTGGATAGTATATTAGGGGTTTGTACAGATGGTCCCGAAGATGGCCTTCCTTGTAAGAGTTGGATGAAGCCAGTTGGCATATTCTCATGGCTGTTACTTTGCTCCAAAGGGACTGGCGATGACAAATTCACAGATCTTCGAGATCGGCCGCGAGGAAGTCGCCTTCGCTCGACCGGAATACAAAGGATACCTGAATTCCGGCAGTTGGTACACGGTATAAGCCTGTCGCATTTCACTTTCCGCTTGGTGCACCCCTCGCAGCTCAATCTTGCCGTTGAAGCGATCTGGGTCCGCGATACGTTTCGGATACCGTTCGCATTCATGTCGGCCGGGTCACCGGGCGTTGAAAGGATGAGGCTAGAGTCTGGAAAGTTCCAGTTGGGATGGTAACGCTCCTGGTAGCACGATGTGGCGGATTCTGAATAGCGAAGTCGGGGGGAAAtaaatgaatgaaagaaagaagtattTGGTAGAAAACAAAGCAGCATCTATACTAAAAGTTATCGGATTTAACCCAGCAAAACCCGACCTGCATTAAATCCGCCCCGCACATCAGATTTGGGAAATTATGTATGACTATCATAATCAAGTCTAGATAGCTTACCTAACTATCTCATATCCGGGTCAGGGATAGATCTGCATTCTTGCGTGAGAAACCGATTTGAGAACATGTCTTGGGGCTGGAGTCGGGTCGATTTTATATAAAGACGCTTCCTGCCCACCAGAAGATACTCGAACCATAGTCAGTGCCATCGGACTAGTCCTACGACGTTTTAAACTTCCCCCTTGTAGAACTGGACTCATGCATACTATAGAGCTAACAAACCCCAATTTTAAGAGGTCCATTTGAAATCGGAGATTGTCTTCCAGTATAGAGCATTCAAGCGATGGGCTCCTCCACCCGCAACATCTGGTCGAAACCCTCGTCGAGCGAGTTGCCGTGCCATGGTGGGCGACTTGATCAATTTGTGACCGATTCAAAATATCTCCTTCCCGTCTCAATCCGATGTTCTCGTAATTTATGCGGTTTATGTGGGACCATTGACTCTTATAGACATAAATGGTAAGTCCCCTCGGCATACG encodes:
- a CDS encoding FAD-dependent oxidoreductase (predicted protein), which translates into the protein MAPDIAIVGGGPCGLALAAMLEQQGIDYVVYERSAENTPPRGGCLDIHRSSGQIVLKKAGCFEEFKKYARGGYATIHCLFDHKGNKVTTFGEGRDSPEIDRAQLRQVMLSSIAKEKVRWSTYVKSSSRNENGDVILEFEDGTIASGFKLVVGADGLRSKIRHLVTQAEPKYAGILFLTLFIQPGNPYHSTLEQLAGQGPMIFCGKGKKIWIQRQGDGHYRMDFGWKGPADFPCAGEVDLSDEDSVKDLLLREEYFGCFTEVVHEIIRNSTGPFRTWPLYYFPVEHLNWQTSPGVTLVGDAAHVTTPFVGDGVNCAMRNALVLAQKIRDWGITQEAVMAYEQEMFPYAQDVITRSVAAGELFFAWDSPKGFLENMASPNRLVRDEGDY
- a CDS encoding MFS transporter (synaptic vesicle transporter SVOP and related transporters (major facilitator superfamily)), giving the protein MDNLTPKDQPPHDSENGIPAQEKFKSSPLQWPQSKRVGHVVLVSVLTLVMNLSSAIFSPGARYFAEEYGITNPSLQSLIVSINMLGLVCGPLAVAPISELYGRLMPYHVCNLIFFGFTIGCAKSTGTVMFLAFRFLAGCAGSAPLTIGVGTIAEVIPKEQRGVAMGMFSLGPTLEPSLGPIIGGFVAEYKGWRWTFWVLLVLVSTNIQRTQGCTQSIPQDSQGLASEKKKLMAKEMPAHFLRALLTPIKLLIFHPAVLLTSLSVAYAFGLSFLLFTTSPSVFQKQYGFSLGISGLCYLGMGTGMLIGVSIFSLTSDKLQYWHRRRNFHEPENRLALMAIFCPVIPVGYFWYGWSADKVTHWIVPIIDTSLIGLGTLFILVNASAALLPLAGQPLYDKLGFGRGNSLHGFLAIVFIPIPWLLYRYGRQLREWSESRHGDLWTSKGKKP
- a CDS encoding uncharacterized protein (predicted hydrolase related to dienelactone hydrolase), with amino-acid sequence MGDCCLKGFRWNGKPAGRETILAGMSCYTVGTNSSVAILLLHDLFGWTFPNTRLLSDHLAEEVGCTVYVPDLFGGERLPPDVLLDESRWNELDLPGFLSRNTKAIRETDIFNCAKALRGEHKYSSIGAIGFCFGGWAVFRLGAKDVRLVDCISTAHPTFLEQKEISDIGVPVQIMAPEHDQQFTEELKAFSNTVIPKLGVPYDYQYFPFLTHGFATRGNPNDKDEIAGMERAKNAAVLWFRQWLHKTSTAN
- a CDS encoding uncharacterized protein (predicted protein), with the translated sequence MFHVLSYAQETARQLNISNSVKSDTESVQQRQQLIISFKTRTDELFVGCQTEQNNLNCYAKELAHSIGIFLHLLALRPVEASSSSCNSQNTNVNLLRLAVEALDSRCRVYSSARTEPWRWIAPLFFPWQALATSLAEILVCDDLHFVRSVWPLIEQSYESFTTLGIESPYHRLQESMKEKMERARSFYDSMLLPFLSSGGGGSALSWGLSPLTMFQYQDPPKSSESRFTEDTPTRSTENLLPCSIGPRQIDFSTWNGDSELSEVDLTAFESQFQFEDTATFDASGVSEASYEELFLQYIQH
- a CDS encoding fungal specific transcription factor domain-containing protein (predicted protein); amino-acid sequence: MVDECTRLIPNGMMSAGRGDLNLNSCGERQQLLYIYLTQVDPLVKILHRPSIQAHLLEGECYLHYEPWHPAPAALASAIYYAASCTVNQDTCLSCFGMDKVSLISKYQKESTAALERADYLLTDDLTVLQAFVISLVSVKDVDLVVLLAE